TCGCGCAGATGGCGCCCGTGAGGATGGTGGAGATGTACGGGGTGCGGAAGCGCGGGTGAAGCTTGCCGAAGGTCGCGGGCAGCAGCCCGTCGCGCGCCATCGAGTAGAAGATGCGCGGCTGGCTCATGAGCATCACCAGCATCACCGAGCTGAGGCCGGCGATGACGCCGATCTTGACCAGCGTGGCCAGGAAGTGCAGGCCCATGACCTCGATGCCCACCGCTACCGGCTCGGCCACATTTAGCTGGCTGTACGGCACCAGCGCGGTGAGGATGCCGGAGACCAGGATGTACAGCACGGTGCAGATCGCAAGCGAGCCCAGGATGCCGATGGGCATGTCGCGCTGGGGGTTCTTGGCCTCCTGCGCCGTGGTGCTCACCGCGTCGAAGCCGATGTAGGCGAAGAAGATCACGCCCGCCGCCCGCAGCACGCCGCTCCATCCGTACTTGCCGAACTCGCCGCCCTCGTTGGGGGGGATGAACGGCGACCAGTTCTTGTGGACCAGGTCAGGGTGGCCGAACAGGTACCACAGGCCGCACCCGATGAAGGTGAAGACCACGGCCACCTTGATGAACACGGCCACGTTGTTGAAGCTGGCGGACTCCTTGATGCCCACCACTAGCAGCACCGTCACCAGGGCGATGGCGACCGCAGCCACCAGGTTGAACACGCCCAGGGCGTGCGGCAGCGAGGCGATGTCCACACCCGTCTTGCCCAGCGACTCGGTGAGCTCCGGGGTGACCTGCTGCCACGCCTTGGTCTCGGGGTTCAGCACCAGGTGCGTGCCCGGGGCGTTGTACCACTGCGGGGGGATGGGGATGCCGAAGTCGCGCAGCAGCGATGCCAGCCAGCCCGACCAGCCCACCGCCACCGTGGCCGCGCCGAACAGGTACTCCAGGATCAGGTCCCACCCGATGATCCACGCGATCAGCTCGCCCAGCGTTGCGTAGCCGTACGTGTACGCGCTGCCGGCAATCGGGATCATGGCCGCGAACTCGGCGTAGCACAGCCCCGCGAAGGCGCAGCCCAGGCCCGCGATGATGATCGAGATCACGATGCCGGGGCCGGCGTAGGCCGCCGCTGCGTGCCCGAT
This genomic window from Longimicrobiaceae bacterium contains:
- a CDS encoding amino acid permease, with the translated sequence MNLFARKSIDELRADAFTEGEHSMKRALTAVNLVSLGVGAIIGTGIFVLIGHAAAAYAGPGIVISIIIAGLGCAFAGLCYAEFAAMIPIAGSAYTYGYATLGELIAWIIGWDLILEYLFGAATVAVGWSGWLASLLRDFGIPIPPQWYNAPGTHLVLNPETKAWQQVTPELTESLGKTGVDIASLPHALGVFNLVAAVAIALVTVLLVVGIKESASFNNVAVFIKVAVVFTFIGCGLWYLFGHPDLVHKNWSPFIPPNEGGEFGKYGWSGVLRAAGVIFFAYIGFDAVSTTAQEAKNPQRDMPIGILGSLAICTVLYILVSGILTALVPYSQLNVAEPVAVGIEVMGLHFLATLVKIGVIAGLSSVMLVMLMSQPRIFYSMARDGLLPATFGKLHPRFRTPYISTILTGAICAIVAGTVPLALLGELVSIGTLLAFVIVCAGVWYLRVKEPNRERPFKTPLVPVVPILGILICFAMMAGLPGDTWLRLIVWLVIGLVIYFMYSRKHSVLQRTGHTIGNQADEPSRPTYTDDADS